A single Dermacentor albipictus isolate Rhodes 1998 colony chromosome 3, USDA_Dalb.pri_finalv2, whole genome shotgun sequence DNA region contains:
- the LOC139057915 gene encoding uncharacterized protein, whose amino-acid sequence MAPKRKFKTQHAFGARRRSMNAVRMAKLAKRVAGDCGDASCSAASATPLEEVCVATSSAVPSESAMQGDGVSSVPAVLTASTSAIAAPSLASVAVSKDASSTVRVKTHFLTPEEIEAAEAQRNAVKNKLGATPATLRKFQAMSPDPAPATATTVDEVFCLVQMFVFGHLLSKTLCQRCLSTGLTIQQGTQFGLATKLELVCPHCGIIANSWSSPRQNTGNAFEVNIRAIMAMKQIGKGQTAVNDFWAAMNVSHRGLHHKTYQEHLKKTFRGPETQRMESFYSESAAAVKKVYQGMDPGFTRDITVVYDGTWHKRGHTSHIGVGAVIEYHTGLILDAVVLSNQCLGCQTGPKPEDSEYSSWREQHICQRNTDAKSGRMEVEAALILFARSLTKHNLRYTTIVSDGDSATYSALVKENVYGLVPVVKEECLNHVQKRMGAALRNLVQKSDKALGGKGRLTKALIDKLTDYYGWALRNNSNDAAAMQRAVMASYHHITSTDAEPHHDLCPEGAGSWCRHKAAEANGLPQPRHRYNLPGYVAEAMLPVYQRLSEPSLLQQCLGAKTQNASESFHSVLWSLMPKEQHASLIAVESALNDAVMRYNAGNQRATKEISLSAGLTPGHLAIHRAVEKDALRMGKAEKRGQAKTERRQRKKACKDTANYSAGSF is encoded by the coding sequence ATGGCCCCTAAGCGGAAATTCAAAACGCAACATGCGTTCGGTGCGCGGCGTCGTTCTATGAATGCCGTCCGCATGGCGAAGTTGGCAAAGCGCGTTGCCGGCGATTGCGGAGACGCTTCCTGCAGTGCTGCCTCTGCTACACCGCTAGAAGAAGTCTGCGTTGCCACTTCCAGCGCCGTACCTTCCGAGTCAGCAATGCAAGGAGACGGCGTTTCAAGTGTGCCTGCTGTCCTGACCGCATCAACCTCGGCGATCGCGGCACCCTCTCTCGCGTCTGTCGCCGTGAGCAAAGACGCATCGTCGACCGTGCGCGTGAAAACGCACTTTCTGACGCCGGAGGAGATAGAGGCGGCGGAGGCACAACGTAAtgctgtgaaaaacaaacttggtGCCACGCCCGCGACGCTACGAAAATTTCAAGCGATGTCGCCCGATCCCGCACCTGCCACTGCTACTACCGTAGATGAGGTATTTTGCCTTGTGCAAATGTTTGTGTTCGGCCACCTGCTCTCCAAAACCTTGTGCCAGCGCTGCCTTTCAACTGGACTGACAATTCAACAAGGTACCCAGTTCGGACTGGCTACAAAGCTTGAGTTGGTATGCCCACATTGTGGGATTATTGCTAATTCTTGGAGTTCACCACGCCAGAACACAGGAAATGCTTTTGAGGTGAACATCCGAGCCATTATGGCTATGAAGCAAATTGGTAAGGGGCAGACAGCTGTAAATGACTTTTGGGCTGCTATGAATGTATCTCACAGAGGACTTCATCACAAGACGTACCAGGAACATCTGAAGAAGACATTCAGGGGCCCAGAGACTCAACGCATGGAGAGTTTCTATTCAGAATCAGCAGCTGCTGTGAAAAAGGTTTACCAGGGAATGGACCCAGGATTTACCAGAGACATTACTGTGGTCTATGATGGCACCTGGCACAAGCGTGGACACACATCCCACATTGGAGTTGGGGCAGTGATAGAGTATCACACTGGCCTCATCTTGGATGCAGTTGTCCTCTCAAACCAGTGCCTCGGGTGTCAAACAGGACCCAAACCAGAAGACTCTGAGTACTCAAGCTGGCGTGAGCAGCACATCTGCCAAAGAAACACTGATGCGAAGTCTGGAAGGATGGAGGTCGAGGCAGCCTTGATCCTTTTCGCCCGTTCACTGACAAAGCACAACCTCCGTTACACAACGATTGTGTCCGATGGAGACAGTGCCACCTACTCTGCCCTTGTGAAGGAGAATGTTTATGGGCTAGTCCCAGTTGTCAAAGAAGAATGCCTCAATCACGTGCAGAAAAGGATGGGGGCTGCACTGCGCAACCTAGTGCAAAAGAGTGATAAGGCATTGGGAGGGAAAGGAAGGCTGACAAAGGCTCTGATCGACAAGCTGACGGATTACTATGGCTGGGCTTTGAGAAACAACTCGAATGACGCGGCAGCAATGCAGCGTGCAGTGATGGCGTCCTACCATCACATCACATCCACCGATGCGGAGCCTCACCATGACCTATGCCCAGAGGGCGCTGGCTCATGGTGCCGCCACAAGGCTGCTGAGGCAAATGGCTTACCACAACCAAGGCACAGGTACAATCTGCCAGGCTATGTCGCTGAGGCTATGCTGCCTGTTTATCAGCGCCTCTCCGAGCCTTCCCTTCTTCAGCAGTGCCTTGGAGCGAAGACTCAAAATGCATCGGAATCATTTCATTCTGTTCTGTGGTCACTGATGCCCAAGGAGCAGCATGCATCCCTGATTGCAGTGGAGTCAGCACTGAATGATGCAGTGATGCGGTATAATGCTGGAAACCAAAGGGCCACCAAAGAAATTTCTCTGTCTGCGGGGCTCACACCTGGCCACCTAGCCATCCATCGAGCCGTGGAAAAAGATGCCCTGCGCATGGGAAAGGCTGAGAAGCGAGGTCAAGCGAAGACTGAGAGGCGGCAGAGAAAGAAAGCCTGCAAAGACACCGCAAACTATTCTGCGGGGTCATTTTAG